In Desulfofundulus kuznetsovii DSM 6115, the following are encoded in one genomic region:
- a CDS encoding YIP1 family protein: MSENGQIHYGRLKVLTSPGKAFEAIVEQPAFLKSSLLISGVNFLLALVLVPKIQANVLWMIEQGTIPIPPDQVEMMRAVVPKVTAAGSLISALVIPWGVWLVVAALLKLFSAFSAKSTPFRVLFAVAVYGYIPILIGTITATLIALVVPAENLQQVSLSLASFLPHQKSFIYSFLTQCSPFTWWSLILWGTGGAAAMQIRPGGTVAYLFGCWLLFALLSSALAFWKAPTGIG; the protein is encoded by the coding sequence ATGAGTGAAAATGGTCAAATACACTACGGGAGGCTTAAAGTGTTGACAAGTCCCGGGAAAGCTTTTGAAGCAATTGTTGAGCAACCAGCCTTTCTCAAATCATCCCTGCTTATCAGCGGAGTAAATTTTCTTCTGGCACTGGTTCTGGTACCCAAAATTCAGGCTAATGTTTTGTGGATGATCGAACAGGGGACAATCCCCATACCACCCGATCAAGTAGAGATGATGCGAGCGGTGGTGCCGAAAGTAACCGCTGCAGGAAGTCTGATCTCTGCCCTGGTGATTCCCTGGGGCGTCTGGCTGGTGGTCGCCGCTTTGCTGAAACTGTTCTCTGCGTTTAGTGCTAAAAGTACCCCCTTCAGAGTTCTTTTTGCCGTAGCCGTTTACGGCTACATCCCTATACTGATCGGTACAATAACAGCAACTCTCATTGCCCTTGTCGTACCGGCGGAAAACCTGCAGCAGGTAAGCCTCAGCCTGGCCTCCTTCTTGCCCCATCAAAAAAGCTTTATTTACTCTTTCCTCACCCAGTGCAGCCCCTTTACCTGGTGGAGCCTGATCCTCTGGGGAACAGGCGGTGCGGCAGCGATGCAGATCCGGCCGGGTGGCACGGTCGCCTACCTCTTCGGGTGCTGGCTGTTGTTTGCCCTGCTCTCATCTGCCCTGGCTTTCTGGAAAGCCCCGACCGGCATCGGCTAG
- a CDS encoding ABC transporter permease has translation MRLDDLVHFAAGNLAAYRLRAALTISGIAIGIAAVIAVVAIGQGGRAVLIAEMEKLGSTRAFEITVDHMRGEMATAGTFRLQDAVLIKEVSPYVEKMAPLTFSQMIDVRRPYSGTKPVLSQLIGTTADFTAVRNMPLQKGRFISPADVTGRQGVVVLDAALAEDLFPDTDPLGKQVFIKNIPATVVGILERESSLLMGMMNIRNAYVPITFAQEILNSQVIHQLAGVAVSREAVPQAIEDSLKVLKARHPGSGVHYTGLSVEEQLAAAGKVTSVMTLIIGAVAGIALLVGGIGVMNIMLVAVTERTREIGLLMALGARRRDILQLFLTEAVTLCLVGGIFGVLLGAGGALAIARFAHWPPLISLWTVLLAFSFAAAVGLFFGLYPASRAASLSPAEALRHL, from the coding sequence ATGAGGCTTGACGACCTCGTCCATTTTGCAGCCGGAAATCTCGCCGCTTACCGGCTGCGGGCGGCATTGACCATTTCCGGTATTGCCATTGGCATTGCTGCGGTTATTGCTGTGGTGGCCATCGGCCAGGGCGGCCGGGCGGTGCTGATCGCAGAGATGGAAAAACTGGGAAGCACCCGTGCTTTTGAAATAACAGTGGATCATATGCGGGGGGAAATGGCCACGGCTGGTACTTTCCGGCTGCAGGATGCTGTTCTGATTAAAGAAGTTTCCCCCTATGTGGAAAAGATGGCTCCCCTCACTTTCAGCCAGATGATCGACGTGCGGCGGCCGTACAGCGGGACAAAGCCCGTTTTATCACAGCTCATCGGAACCACCGCCGACTTTACCGCCGTCAGAAATATGCCCCTGCAAAAAGGACGCTTTATCTCCCCGGCGGATGTAACAGGGCGCCAGGGGGTGGTGGTGCTGGACGCAGCGCTGGCGGAAGATCTCTTTCCGGACACGGATCCCCTTGGGAAACAGGTGTTTATCAAGAACATTCCGGCCACAGTGGTAGGCATCCTTGAAAGAGAATCCTCGTTGCTTATGGGAATGATGAACATAAGGAACGCTTACGTTCCCATTACGTTTGCCCAGGAAATCTTAAACTCACAGGTCATCCACCAGTTAGCCGGGGTGGCGGTATCCAGAGAAGCTGTTCCACAGGCTATAGAGGATAGCCTGAAAGTTCTCAAAGCCAGACACCCCGGCTCAGGTGTGCATTACACCGGTTTGTCAGTGGAGGAACAACTGGCTGCGGCAGGCAAGGTCACCTCGGTCATGACCCTGATCATAGGGGCGGTAGCCGGCATAGCCCTGCTTGTCGGAGGTATTGGAGTGATGAACATTATGCTGGTGGCGGTGACCGAACGTACCCGGGAAATAGGGCTTTTGATGGCCCTGGGCGCCCGCCGGCGGGACATTTTGCAGCTTTTTTTGACTGAAGCCGTAACCCTGTGCCTGGTAGGCGGTATCTTCGGCGTGCTGCTGGGCGCCGGCGGAGCTCTGGCTATTGCCCGTTTTGCCCACTGGCCGCCGCTCATCTCTTTATGGACAGTGCTCCTGGCTTTTAGCTTTGCCGCTGCAGTAGGCCTGTTTTTCGGGCTGTACCCGGCCAGCCGGGCTGCTTCATTAAGCCCGGCGGAAGCGCTGAGGCACTTATAA
- a CDS encoding radical SAM protein yields MIPQVLAFITTYRCNFSCDHCSVAAGPERREVLAAGVMQRVIEQAYALPSIRVIVFTGGEPTLYPELIQEGIKLAHEKGFVTRLVTNAWWAQTAEKAYRFLQDYRAAGLDELNISYDDFHAKYLESFGGERNLLNAIRAATELGMTTLVGSVLYHGARIRSGYLRRIFKDAGIQQEIKFLEDFVFPLGRARRKLPLHFFPSDMEKREQGACQEAGHTLTILPDGKILFCCGHIINSKAQAILTVDSMASGVSLPEIVGRMQRNVFYWWLHLEGPEAVLAELGVEKKFYRRCEACFYLGTACREKLLTLAARKEEIFARWEARKIGLPA; encoded by the coding sequence ATGATTCCGCAGGTTTTGGCTTTTATTACCACGTACAGGTGCAACTTTTCCTGTGATCATTGCTCCGTCGCTGCCGGACCGGAGCGCCGGGAAGTGCTGGCGGCAGGTGTTATGCAGCGGGTCATAGAACAGGCTTATGCCCTGCCGTCCATCCGGGTGATCGTTTTTACCGGTGGCGAACCTACACTTTACCCGGAACTCATACAAGAAGGGATTAAGCTGGCGCATGAAAAAGGTTTCGTTACCCGGTTGGTGACCAACGCCTGGTGGGCCCAAACGGCGGAGAAAGCATATCGTTTTCTGCAGGATTATCGAGCAGCGGGTCTTGACGAACTCAATATCAGTTACGACGACTTTCATGCAAAGTATCTTGAGTCGTTCGGCGGTGAGCGGAATCTGCTCAACGCCATAAGGGCGGCAACTGAACTGGGCATGACCACGCTGGTGGGCTCGGTACTGTACCATGGGGCCAGGATAAGATCCGGTTACTTACGCAGGATCTTCAAAGATGCCGGCATCCAGCAAGAAATCAAGTTCCTGGAGGATTTCGTGTTTCCTTTAGGCCGCGCCCGGCGGAAACTGCCTTTACACTTTTTCCCTTCCGACATGGAAAAAAGAGAGCAAGGGGCCTGCCAGGAGGCCGGGCATACTTTAACAATTTTGCCGGATGGAAAAATATTGTTTTGTTGCGGGCACATCATAAACAGTAAGGCGCAGGCCATTCTGACGGTAGATAGTATGGCTTCCGGGGTTTCCCTGCCCGAAATTGTCGGGCGGATGCAGCGTAACGTATTTTACTGGTGGCTGCACCTCGAAGGACCGGAAGCGGTACTGGCCGAACTGGGGGTGGAAAAAAAATTTTACCGGAGGTGTGAAGCCTGCTTTTACCTGGGTACGGCCTGCCGGGAAAAGTTGCTCACTCTGGCGGCGAGGAAAGAGGAAATTTTCGCGCGGTGGGAGGCGAGAAAAATTGGCCTACCAGCTTAG
- a CDS encoding IS1634 family transposase — MYARTKTFTNKDGSKRTYVQIVEAVREHGKVRQKVVANLGRIDELQKGSLDRLIASLAKFSKTKWIQAEADKLMVHSAKEWGLDLIFRHLWEQLGLDFILKRHFSQAYTCSQLAEAVYAMVLNRISDPLSKRGVNEWLKEVYRPSFDQLELHHLYRALDFLAEYKERIELDLFDSTRNLFDLEVDMIFWDTTSTYFEGRGPEELGRYGHSKDHRPDRIQVMVGVVMTRAGIPIAHEVFPGNTADVNTFSQIIADVRERFQLTRVVFVGDRGMVSQDILEHLDKNHIEYIVGMRMRKVKDVGEVLKTGGRYRTVKGNLKVKEVWYDADRYIVCHNPVQAEHDKKAREEMCRKLEEQLKNGGIKSLVGNRGYRRYLLLNKDAVVGIDQEALREEARYDGKYVLRTNSQLSTEEVALAYKDLWRVERAFREMKSSLDLRPVYHWKDSRVRGHIMVCFLALVLESALQRKLAEKEVELEYVYLLRDLQQLKAVELSIGEDKYLCRTELVGNAYEAFRALGIRPPLKVAEIKNDGNGTCKQSARTSDDYHTPSLL; from the coding sequence ATGTATGCCAGAACAAAAACTTTCACCAACAAGGACGGCTCAAAAAGAACTTATGTCCAGATAGTCGAAGCCGTCAGGGAGCACGGCAAAGTGCGCCAGAAAGTGGTGGCCAACCTGGGCCGCATCGACGAACTTCAGAAAGGCAGCCTTGACCGGCTCATTGCCAGCCTGGCTAAATTCTCAAAAACGAAATGGATACAGGCCGAAGCTGATAAACTGATGGTTCACAGTGCCAAGGAATGGGGGTTGGATTTAATTTTCCGGCATCTGTGGGAACAACTTGGCCTGGACTTTATCCTGAAACGCCATTTCTCCCAGGCATACACCTGCAGCCAACTGGCTGAGGCCGTCTACGCCATGGTGCTGAACCGGATCAGCGACCCGCTTTCCAAACGGGGCGTTAATGAATGGCTCAAAGAAGTTTACCGGCCGTCCTTTGACCAGCTGGAACTGCACCATCTTTACCGTGCCCTTGATTTTCTGGCCGAATATAAAGAGAGGATAGAACTGGACCTTTTTGACAGCACCAGAAACCTGTTCGACCTGGAAGTGGACATGATTTTCTGGGACACCACATCCACATACTTTGAAGGCAGAGGGCCAGAGGAATTGGGTCGTTACGGCCACTCCAAAGATCATCGACCGGACAGAATCCAGGTAATGGTCGGCGTGGTAATGACCCGTGCCGGCATACCTATAGCCCATGAGGTTTTTCCCGGCAATACAGCTGATGTCAACACATTCAGTCAAATCATTGCCGACGTCCGCGAACGGTTTCAACTGACCCGGGTCGTCTTTGTAGGCGACCGGGGCATGGTCAGCCAGGATATTCTGGAACATTTGGACAAAAATCACATCGAATATATTGTGGGTATGCGCATGCGTAAAGTCAAAGACGTCGGCGAAGTACTCAAAACAGGCGGCAGGTACCGGACCGTCAAAGGAAACCTGAAAGTAAAAGAAGTCTGGTACGATGCTGACCGGTACATCGTTTGCCATAATCCCGTCCAGGCCGAACACGACAAAAAGGCCCGGGAGGAAATGTGCCGGAAGCTGGAAGAACAGCTTAAAAACGGCGGAATCAAATCGCTGGTGGGCAACCGTGGTTACCGCCGGTATCTATTGCTTAACAAAGACGCCGTGGTGGGTATAGATCAGGAAGCCCTGAGAGAAGAAGCCCGGTATGATGGCAAGTACGTCCTGCGTACCAACTCTCAACTCAGTACCGAAGAAGTGGCCCTGGCCTATAAAGACCTCTGGCGTGTAGAGCGGGCCTTCCGGGAAATGAAATCCAGTCTGGACCTGCGCCCGGTCTACCACTGGAAAGACAGCCGTGTCCGGGGACACATCATGGTCTGTTTCCTGGCCCTGGTCCTGGAATCGGCCTTACAGAGAAAACTGGCAGAAAAAGAAGTTGAACTGGAGTACGTTTACCTGCTCAGGGACCTGCAACAGTTAAAAGCAGTGGAACTCAGTATTGGGGAAGACAAGTACCTATGCCGCACGGAACTGGTGGGCAACGCATATGAAGCATTCAGAGCACTGGGAATCCGGCCACCCCTAAAGGTAGCTGAAATCAAAAACGACGGTAACGGCACTTGCAAACAAAGTGCTCGGACTTCCGATGATTACCACACACCCTCATTATTGTAA
- a CDS encoding ABC transporter ATP-binding protein encodes MWKDLVALWNLAKIYLKGKTGAILLGLFTSIIFSLTGLATPYLTRFLIDVVFHASRGDLLLPLLIICGVILIILFFTGIISDYVLVRTFERVKLLMRHDLFRRLLKAPVDFLLMQRSGELNYRIFGDTETIQSFFNRLLIGLPIDLLFIVIISSIMVGWNLRMALFVFAVLCLQVLVIIGFQKPLLKYALLQKGKAQFLSGFVVERFRNIQLTRTLNAGAMETDSFKSGLEELMGINVKAYMLGKFSELSVVLVNNIWSFGILWYGGRLVLAGQITLGTLMAFLLTAGMLYPRIASVVGSVLSFQDVRASLYRFLEYHRVMPAVHEPPEAVELLLEEGKVIFENVWFGYKPEEPVLKGLSATFEPRKITAVVGRSGVGKSTLARLLVRLYDPWEGRILIDNVDIRQVTIESLRNNIRYVIQGEFLFSGSIWDNICYGVGSCSEEQVFAAAGKAGADEFIMQLPEGFHTRIGEGGFQLSSGEAQRIALARLFLANPRIVVLDEPTSFLDPETESAIHQAIMDLKETATVIVIAHRPSTVKIADHIIVLDNGVVAEQGTHAELLGKKGLYAAIYTELCRREPGLPVKKEVCTPAPAGVSSNVISHGEGVS; translated from the coding sequence ATGTGGAAGGATCTAGTAGCTTTGTGGAATCTGGCGAAAATCTACCTGAAGGGCAAGACGGGCGCAATTCTTCTCGGTCTTTTTACCAGTATCATCTTTTCCCTTACCGGCCTTGCCACCCCTTACTTAACCAGGTTTCTGATCGATGTTGTTTTTCATGCCAGCCGCGGGGATTTGCTCTTGCCGCTTTTGATCATCTGCGGGGTTATACTCATCATTCTGTTCTTCACAGGGATTATTTCGGACTACGTTCTGGTCAGGACTTTTGAGCGAGTTAAGTTGTTAATGCGGCACGACCTTTTCAGGCGATTGCTAAAAGCGCCTGTGGATTTCCTGCTGATGCAGCGCAGCGGGGAGCTGAATTATCGTATCTTCGGGGATACGGAGACCATTCAAAGTTTCTTTAACCGGTTACTCATTGGACTACCTATTGATTTGCTCTTTATCGTTATCATTTCCTCTATAATGGTCGGCTGGAATTTGCGGATGGCGCTTTTCGTGTTCGCCGTGTTATGTTTGCAGGTACTGGTGATTATTGGGTTTCAGAAACCATTGTTAAAATACGCCCTTCTTCAGAAAGGCAAAGCACAATTTTTATCCGGTTTCGTGGTCGAGAGGTTTAGAAATATTCAGCTCACCAGGACGTTAAATGCCGGGGCGATGGAGACAGATAGCTTTAAGTCCGGTCTGGAAGAACTGATGGGTATAAACGTGAAAGCTTATATGCTTGGCAAGTTTTCTGAGTTATCCGTGGTGCTGGTTAACAACATCTGGTCCTTCGGCATTTTATGGTACGGGGGGCGGTTGGTATTAGCAGGGCAAATCACTCTGGGGACGCTTATGGCATTTTTGCTCACCGCAGGGATGCTATATCCCCGTATTGCCTCTGTTGTTGGTAGCGTCCTTTCTTTCCAGGATGTGCGTGCCAGTCTATACCGGTTTCTGGAGTACCATCGAGTAATGCCGGCGGTACACGAGCCTCCGGAAGCGGTCGAACTACTCTTGGAGGAAGGCAAGGTAATTTTCGAGAACGTCTGGTTCGGGTATAAGCCGGAAGAGCCGGTTTTAAAGGGATTAAGTGCTACCTTTGAGCCGCGAAAAATCACCGCGGTGGTCGGGAGAAGTGGAGTCGGTAAGAGTACGCTGGCGCGATTGCTGGTAAGGCTTTACGATCCCTGGGAAGGAAGAATTCTAATTGATAATGTCGATATCAGACAGGTCACAATAGAATCCTTGCGGAACAATATCAGGTACGTTATCCAGGGAGAGTTCCTTTTTAGCGGTAGTATCTGGGATAACATCTGCTATGGGGTGGGTTCCTGTAGTGAGGAGCAGGTTTTCGCCGCCGCCGGGAAGGCCGGAGCTGATGAGTTCATTATGCAGCTGCCCGAAGGATTCCACACCCGGATCGGGGAAGGAGGGTTCCAACTATCCAGCGGCGAGGCCCAGCGGATTGCTCTCGCCCGGTTATTTTTGGCCAATCCCAGAATAGTTGTTCTGGATGAGCCCACCTCCTTCCTGGACCCGGAAACGGAGAGCGCCATACATCAGGCGATCATGGATCTTAAGGAAACCGCCACCGTTATTGTGATTGCACACCGGCCGTCCACCGTCAAGATAGCCGATCACATAATCGTGTTGGATAACGGCGTGGTTGCCGAACAAGGAACGCATGCCGAATTACTTGGTAAAAAAGGGTTATATGCGGCCATTTACACTGAACTGTGCCGGCGGGAACCCGGTTTGCCGGTAAAGAAAGAAGTATGCACTCCGGCACCGGCTGGAGTGTCCTCAAATGTGATTTCGCACGGGGAGGGTGTATCTTGA
- a CDS encoding efflux RND transporter periplasmic adaptor subunit: MRSIKLSLAIAGAILLIAVVVASIIRGSSTAAVEVKTAQAEERIFEDKVLTTGRIEAFRRAEVVAPFPARLLSLKVKDGDYVAAGQLLGVLDTDEMEKRLGETRAALAVAEAELAQAQTPAALEVTQAEAALKEAEAQFQDARRKLERYRSLFEQGAVPEADLEAAETEYVKAEANRQSAEARLTALQKSHDEKIRVLQARVEQARVAVDNARQEAAKGRLTAPIGGVVLTTAREGTFLQPGTIILTISDRNSLQVVAEVSEQDVRGIAAGQEAEIHWAGSPGKTLPAKVSRVSPAVTRSNIHETENVVRVYLDMERNDILPGATVDVVIHRVKPRKSLLIPNEALLDEGKTKTVFVVEGNLARKRTVTVGRSNELYTEILDGLKPGAAVVINPKNIKDGQPVRKIQAGAKASD, encoded by the coding sequence TTGCGCAGTATTAAACTCTCGCTGGCCATAGCCGGTGCCATTTTGTTGATTGCTGTGGTGGTGGCCAGTATTATTCGGGGTTCCAGCACTGCCGCGGTAGAGGTTAAAACCGCCCAGGCCGAAGAGAGGATATTTGAGGATAAGGTCCTGACCACAGGCAGGATTGAAGCCTTCCGCCGGGCGGAGGTGGTGGCTCCTTTTCCTGCCAGGCTTTTAAGCTTAAAGGTAAAAGATGGCGACTATGTTGCTGCCGGCCAGTTGCTGGGCGTGCTGGATACAGATGAGATGGAGAAACGGCTCGGGGAAACCCGGGCGGCCCTCGCCGTTGCCGAAGCAGAACTGGCCCAGGCACAAACCCCGGCTGCGCTTGAAGTGACCCAGGCTGAGGCTGCTCTCAAAGAAGCTGAAGCCCAGTTTCAGGACGCACGCCGGAAATTGGAACGCTATCGCTCCCTGTTCGAGCAGGGCGCCGTTCCAGAAGCCGATTTGGAGGCAGCCGAAACAGAATACGTCAAAGCCGAAGCAAACCGGCAATCAGCCGAGGCGCGTCTAACAGCGCTGCAAAAAAGCCATGACGAAAAGATTAGAGTGCTTCAGGCCCGGGTAGAACAGGCCCGGGTGGCTGTGGACAATGCCCGGCAGGAAGCGGCCAAAGGACGGCTTACCGCTCCCATAGGCGGGGTGGTTCTCACGACGGCCCGGGAAGGAACCTTCCTGCAACCCGGCACCATAATCTTAACCATCAGCGACAGGAATTCCCTTCAGGTGGTAGCCGAAGTAAGCGAGCAGGATGTCCGCGGCATAGCAGCCGGGCAGGAAGCGGAGATCCACTGGGCCGGGAGTCCGGGTAAAACCCTGCCGGCAAAAGTTTCCCGGGTTTCTCCTGCCGTAACCAGAAGTAACATTCATGAAACGGAAAACGTGGTGCGAGTATACCTGGATATGGAGCGAAACGACATTCTGCCCGGAGCTACGGTTGACGTGGTCATCCACCGCGTAAAGCCAAGAAAATCCCTCCTGATACCTAACGAAGCGCTGCTTGACGAAGGTAAGACAAAAACCGTTTTCGTAGTGGAAGGCAACCTCGCCCGTAAACGCACGGTGACGGTGGGCCGCTCCAACGAACTATACACCGAAATTCTGGACGGGCTAAAACCGGGGGCTGCGGTAGTTATTAACCCCAAAAACATTAAAGACGGCCAGCCGGTTCGTAAAATTCAGGCGGGGGCGAAGGCTAGTGATTAA
- a CDS encoding PH domain-containing protein, whose protein sequence is MTYLVNIKWFTPAPRDILIRISTYIVGPVIVLIPTFIAGANNGDWVSTMAGVGGVLLAIYVIAYLFSSVSAYGIDADQLIIRKPVGAISIPYSQIISIKSIEKLNAGFKVFANAGLFGYFGLFFSEDDNKTVGVYATRLKQLVRIQIANSKTYYLSPAEPEKFVEAVKQHLNQNHQGGEKS, encoded by the coding sequence GTGACGTATTTGGTCAATATTAAATGGTTTACTCCAGCTCCGCGTGACATTTTGATAAGAATTTCTACATATATTGTTGGGCCTGTTATCGTACTGATACCAACCTTTATAGCTGGAGCGAATAATGGAGATTGGGTTTCCACCATGGCGGGTGTTGGTGGTGTATTATTGGCTATTTATGTTATCGCTTACTTGTTTTCTTCGGTTAGTGCTTACGGTATTGATGCCGATCAGTTAATTATTAGAAAGCCAGTTGGTGCAATTTCCATCCCTTACAGCCAGATTATCTCTATCAAATCAATAGAGAAGTTGAATGCAGGATTTAAAGTCTTTGCCAACGCGGGACTATTTGGATATTTTGGGTTGTTTTTCAGTGAGGATGATAATAAAACGGTTGGAGTATACGCTACCCGTTTAAAACAGTTGGTGCGTATTCAAATCGCCAATAGCAAGACATACTACCTTTCCCCTGCTGAGCCGGAGAAGTTTGTCGAAGCGGTGAAGCAGCATTTAAACCAGAATCATCAAGGGGGAGAAAAATCATGA
- a CDS encoding response regulator transcription factor, with the protein MDKRILIVEDEEGTRKYVRFVLEQNGFTVYEAASGEEALELVPGIHPHLMLLDVKLPGMDGYEVCHKIRNNHPGVGIIMLTACDEGINKVKGLELGADDYIVKPFDSLELAARVKAVFRRLSHTPGDIPVSYSDLKIIPSTRQVYRKGAPVALTPREYDLLLFLARNPNRIISREELLNHVWGDNYLGELKTVDIYISRLRAKLEDRPDKPRLIKTMRGVGYLFKPD; encoded by the coding sequence ATGGATAAAAGAATCCTTATTGTAGAGGATGAGGAAGGTACAAGAAAATATGTTCGTTTTGTTCTGGAGCAAAACGGTTTCACCGTTTATGAAGCTGCCAGCGGGGAAGAAGCACTGGAGCTGGTGCCAGGCATACATCCTCACCTCATGCTTTTGGATGTAAAGCTTCCGGGCATGGACGGTTACGAGGTATGTCACAAAATCAGGAATAACCACCCCGGCGTAGGTATTATCATGCTTACCGCCTGCGACGAGGGCATAAATAAGGTGAAGGGGCTGGAGCTGGGTGCCGATGATTATATTGTTAAGCCCTTTGATTCACTGGAACTGGCGGCCAGGGTAAAGGCGGTATTTCGCCGCCTTTCGCATACTCCCGGGGATATACCTGTTTCTTACAGTGATTTAAAAATCATCCCCTCGACCAGGCAAGTTTACAGGAAGGGGGCACCTGTTGCGCTGACGCCCAGGGAATACGACTTGCTGCTTTTTTTGGCCCGGAACCCCAACCGGATAATCAGCAGGGAAGAGCTTTTAAACCATGTATGGGGTGATAATTATTTGGGAGAGCTCAAAACAGTGGATATATACATCAGCAGGCTGAGGGCCAAACTGGAGGACCGGCCGGATAAACCCAGGTTAATTAAGACCATGCGGGGTGTCGGTTATCTTTTTAAGCCTGACTAA
- a CDS encoding ABC transporter ATP-binding protein: MIKLTGVSKVYGRGQAAVQALKDVTLEIKRNEFVAVMGPSGSGKSTFLSILGCLERPNGGEYCFDGRQVSSMSEDELAVLRNRRIGFIFQTFNLLPRFNILRNVELPLAYTDVPRKERRERAAALLTRVGLAHRLQHKPPELSGGEQQRVAIARALVTNPPLILADEPTGNLDSRTSHEIMAIFRELHKEGRTIIIVTHEPDIARYAGRILHFLDGTVVREEVTVQ; this comes from the coding sequence GTGATTAAGCTCACGGGAGTAAGCAAGGTATACGGTAGAGGCCAGGCGGCGGTCCAGGCGTTAAAAGATGTAACTTTGGAAATCAAACGGAATGAATTCGTAGCAGTGATGGGCCCGTCGGGCTCAGGCAAGTCCACTTTTTTAAGTATACTGGGTTGCCTGGAACGACCCAATGGAGGCGAGTACTGCTTTGACGGACGGCAGGTAAGCTCCATGAGCGAAGACGAGCTGGCAGTTTTGCGCAACAGGCGGATCGGCTTTATCTTTCAGACCTTTAATCTACTCCCCCGCTTTAACATCCTGCGCAATGTGGAGCTGCCGCTGGCCTACACCGACGTGCCGCGCAAAGAACGGCGGGAGCGGGCGGCAGCACTGCTCACCAGGGTGGGACTCGCTCACCGCCTGCAACATAAGCCCCCGGAGCTTTCCGGCGGCGAGCAGCAGCGGGTGGCTATTGCCCGGGCACTGGTTACCAATCCCCCCCTCATTCTTGCCGACGAACCCACAGGCAATCTGGACAGCCGGACCAGCCACGAAATCATGGCCATCTTCCGGGAACTGCACAAGGAAGGCCGCACCATTATTATCGTCACTCACGAACCGGATATCGCCCGTTACGCCGGCCGCATCCTGCACTTCCTGGACGGAACGGTGGTCAGGGAGGAGGTAACGGTGCAATGA
- a CDS encoding [Fe-Fe] hydrogenase large subunit C-terminal domain-containing protein produces the protein MTTRELARMIRQAGIRFDQLPGEEFAQPPGLSTGAGAIFAAIGRSWRRPSARSTPWSRKCRLALELREFRHLGESSMPYFNSQIIIKV, from the coding sequence TTGACCACCCGGGAACTGGCCCGGATGATCCGCCAGGCCGGCATCCGTTTTGATCAACTGCCCGGTGAGGAATTCGCCCAGCCCCCGGGCCTGTCCACGGGAGCCGGGGCCATCTTTGCCGCCATTGGGAGGTCATGGAGGCGGCCATCCGCACGGTCTACGCCCTGGTCCAGGAAGTGTCGCCTCGCCTTGGAATTACGGGAATTCCGGCACCTGGGGGAATCAAGCATGCCTTACTTTAACTCGCAAATAATAATCAAAGTGTGA